In a genomic window of Acropora muricata isolate sample 2 chromosome 2, ASM3666990v1, whole genome shotgun sequence:
- the LOC136901164 gene encoding uncharacterized protein, protein MQSFDALKFVSLRTHPEFLEETANLLNTAWPRSLTYRLHYLAEKGDDFPSSFILLQKDQKHGSIVIGHARLSKILGNSSAAFLTCVVVHKDFRGCGLGKKLMELTEEKAEQLGCTAMYLSTSDKCEFYKHLGYHYCSRVTPIRTSSCAFTSSQTALLGGPGSNQKLETENGHGSQNVICRTGESVHFGIPVNKEDNSSFENSQRSLHNAGYSGLNYTINLDRNELSNHSNYSPQMLTSPTPSLSPVETLVAISPPPYPPPPCPPPPCPPPPLKKQPSNSQLSKMAQRSQFWMMKELQRSGR, encoded by the exons ATGCAAAGCTTTGACGCTCTTAAATTTGTTTCCTTGAGAACTCATCCAGAATTTTTGGAAGAAACTGCAAATCTATTAAACACTGCGTGGCCCAGAAGTCTGACTTATAG ACTCCATTATTTAGCTGAAAAAGGGGATGATTTTCCCAGCTCTTTCATTCTTCTACAAAAGGATCAGAAACATGGCTCTATAGTCATTGGTCATGCAAGACTTAGCAAGATTCTTGGAAACTCATCAGCAGCCTTTTTAACATGTG TTGTTGTACATAAAGACTTCAGAGGATGTGGGCTGGGAAAAAAACTGATGGAACTGACAGAAGAAAAGGCTGAACA GTTAGGCTGCACAGCCATGTATCTGTCAACCTCTGATAAGTGTGAGTTCTATAAACATCTGGGCTATCATTACTGTTCCCGAGTTACTCCAATAAGAACAAGCAGTTGTGCTTTCACTTCCTCCCAG ACTGCATTATTGGGTGGTCCTGGTTCAAACCAGAAACTTGAGACGGAGAATGGTCATGGGAGCCAAAATGTTATTTGTAGGACTGGAGAATCTGTGCATTTTGGTATTCCTGTGAATAAGGAAGACAATTCAAGTTTTGAAAATTCACAAAGAAGCCTTCACAATGCTGGTTATTCTGGTCTAAACTATACAATTAATCTGGACAGAAATGAACTGAGTAATCATTCAAACTACAGTCCACAAATGTTGACATCGCCAACACCATCATTGTCACCAGTGGAAACATTGGTGGCAATCAGCCCACCTCCatacccccctcccccctgtCCCCCTCCTCCCTGCCCCCCTCCTCCCCTTAAGAAGCAACCCTCAAATTCACAGCTAAGTAAGATGGCTCAGAGAAGTCAGTTTTGGATGATGAAAGAATTACAACGATCTGGAAGGTGA